Proteins from a single region of Bacteroidota bacterium:
- a CDS encoding MmcQ/YjbR family DNA-binding protein has protein sequence MVSAAACSKIILALADVTSAPHFDRTAFKTNKRIFATMAADGLSLNVKLTKVDQSVFCAFDDTVIFPVPNKWGLQGWTTVNLQKVLPSTLSDVLNVAHTTMKNYKPGKM, from the coding sequence ATGGTATCGGCTGCTGCATGTTCAAAAATAATATTAGCCTTGGCGGATGTGACCTCCGCCCCACATTTTGACCGTACTGCTTTTAAAACCAATAAACGCATATTTGCCACAATGGCTGCGGATGGCCTGTCACTTAATGTTAAATTAACCAAGGTGGACCAGTCTGTTTTTTGTGCCTTTGATGATACTGTTATATTCCCTGTCCCGAATAAATGGGGTTTACAGGGTTGGACTACTGTAAATTTACAAAAGGTATTGCCCTCTACACTTAGTGATGTGCTGAATGTAGCCCATACGACCATGAAAAATTATAAGCCCGGCAAGATGTAA
- a CDS encoding GNAT family N-acetyltransferase, with the protein MLELNFNPFPILTGKRLILRQITIKDANALYELRSSEVVMRYIDKPLAKTVHDAVELIEKIMDNLTYNEGITWAICLADDMRMIGTIGFYRFKKEHYRAEIGYLLLPEFHGKGIMFEAIQLVVEFGFKQLNIHSIEAVVNPENNASIKILEKNGFIREAYYVEDYYFEGKFLDSAVYSLLEKNFIQK; encoded by the coding sequence ATGCTAGAACTTAATTTTAATCCATTCCCTATATTAACCGGTAAGCGGCTGATATTGCGTCAAATCACCATTAAAGATGCAAATGCGTTATATGAATTACGCTCAAGTGAAGTGGTAATGCGTTATATCGATAAACCACTTGCTAAAACTGTGCACGATGCAGTAGAGTTGATTGAAAAAATAATGGACAATTTAACCTATAACGAAGGTATAACCTGGGCAATTTGTCTGGCCGACGATATGCGTATGATAGGTACCATAGGGTTTTATAGATTCAAAAAAGAACATTATCGCGCAGAAATCGGTTATTTATTATTGCCTGAATTTCATGGTAAAGGAATCATGTTTGAAGCAATACAATTAGTGGTGGAATTCGGATTTAAACAATTAAACATTCATTCTATTGAAGCGGTAGTGAATCCAGAAAATAATGCTTCTATAAAAATTCTTGAAAAAAACGGATTTATTAGGGAAGCTTATTATGTTGAAGATTATTATTTTGAAGGAAAGTTCCTCGATTCAGCTGTTTATTCTTTACTTGAAAAAAACTTCATACAAAAATAA
- a CDS encoding S8 family peptidase codes for MIKKISLLFISIITFSVLVHAQSSAEKYWVYFTDKNNSVYSVEHPEVYLSDAAIQRRAKMHIAINTSDLPVNVDYVKQLQDAGATVTVESRWLNAVSISVHDETLLATIALLPFVSKIEKVKRYQLIDDTGIPVDNTVFYRTTLDDAVSYGGAFNQNHMIDVDFLHNLGYRGQGIKIAVLDGGFYGVDFGIGFQSLRDKNQIVETINFPDDNDQVYISSTHGSNVLSIMAVDEPGKYIGSAPDAEYYLFRTEVVDSERVVEEDYWMQAAEYADFIGADIINSSLGYTTFDTITEDHTYADMDGNTTVATIAADRAAAAGILVCNSAGNSGDEDWNFIGAPADADSIMTIGAVDLNGNYVSFSSQGPTADGRIKPNVAGQGAGTAVMDQTGVVYYGNGTSYSSPLIAGACASFMSAFPELTNMQVLEIIQSTASQADNPDNNMGYGIPNFAKAYLTVKGIDLPEDQMISIMPNPAADVVSIFITAKETGDAHVYIYDIAGQILYTQEISMTDGKVIPVFFNNLNILATGMYIIKLVGDVYTESQKFLVK; via the coding sequence ATGATAAAAAAAATCAGTCTCCTCTTTATATCAATTATTACTTTTTCAGTTTTAGTTCATGCTCAATCGAGTGCAGAAAAATATTGGGTTTATTTTACTGATAAAAATAATTCTGTTTATTCCGTTGAACACCCTGAAGTGTATTTAAGTGATGCTGCAATTCAGCGCAGAGCAAAAATGCATATCGCCATAAACACAAGTGATTTACCTGTGAATGTTGATTACGTGAAACAATTGCAGGATGCTGGCGCTACTGTTACCGTTGAAAGCAGATGGTTAAATGCAGTGAGTATATCAGTGCACGATGAAACATTACTTGCTACAATTGCTTTATTGCCATTTGTAAGTAAAATCGAAAAAGTTAAACGCTATCAATTAATTGATGATACGGGAATTCCTGTCGACAATACCGTTTTTTACCGCACAACTTTAGATGATGCTGTTTCTTATGGCGGCGCTTTTAATCAGAATCACATGATTGATGTTGATTTTTTGCATAATCTTGGATACAGGGGTCAGGGCATAAAAATTGCCGTTTTAGATGGTGGATTTTATGGTGTTGATTTTGGAATTGGATTTCAAAGTTTACGTGATAAAAATCAAATAGTTGAAACAATTAATTTTCCGGATGATAATGATCAGGTATATATTTCAAGTACACATGGCAGCAATGTTTTAAGTATAATGGCTGTTGATGAGCCCGGAAAATATATTGGCAGTGCACCGGATGCAGAATATTATTTATTCAGAACTGAGGTTGTTGATAGCGAAAGGGTAGTGGAAGAAGATTATTGGATGCAGGCAGCAGAATACGCTGATTTTATTGGCGCTGATATTATTAATTCATCATTAGGATATACCACATTTGATACCATAACAGAAGACCATACCTATGCTGATATGGATGGCAATACTACCGTTGCTACAATTGCTGCAGATAGAGCGGCAGCGGCCGGTATTTTGGTTTGCAACAGCGCAGGAAACAGTGGTGACGAAGATTGGAATTTTATTGGTGCTCCGGCAGATGCCGATAGTATTATGACTATTGGTGCAGTTGATTTAAATGGAAATTATGTGAGTTTTAGTTCACAGGGGCCAACCGCCGACGGAAGAATAAAACCCAACGTTGCCGGTCAGGGTGCAGGAACTGCCGTGATGGATCAAACCGGTGTGGTGTATTATGGAAATGGAACCTCGTATTCCAGTCCCCTGATAGCCGGAGCATGTGCCAGTTTTATGTCGGCATTTCCTGAATTAACAAATATGCAGGTATTGGAAATCATTCAAAGTACTGCCTCACAAGCCGATAATCCAGATAATAATATGGGTTATGGCATTCCGAATTTCGCGAAGGCTTATCTCACTGTTAAAGGTATAGATTTACCTGAAGATCAAATGATTTCGATAATGCCAAATCCGGCAGCTGATGTTGTTTCTATTTTTATAACGGCAAAAGAAACCGGTGATGCGCATGTATATATTTATGATATAGCCGGACAAATTTTATATACACAGGAAATTAGTATGACCGATGGAAAAGTGATTCCTGTATTTTTTAACAATTTAAATATTCTCGCTACAGGTATGTATATAATTAAATTGGTTGGTGATGTTTATACCGAATCTCAAAAATTTTTAGTCAAATAG
- a CDS encoding S8 family peptidase translates to MKQKLLLFIISIFSFQLFYAQINVAEGKAVLLPEQTVITSKYWIYFTDKGNTSTFKNAPEQYLSQRAIERRTRYDIAISFTDFPVNENYIQTLQTQNIQPIVVSRWLNAISANLTQEQVAVVSQLDFVQSITPVKKMIREDENNLPYNNNVFYRTASTTDVTGIFGYATKQIEQINLDTVLDLGFTGGDMVIAVIDAGFFGVDTATLFQSFWDKGQILGVRNFPDHNNEVFNIYSGVHGSWVMSVIGGDVADTFSGSAPDANFYLFRTEIADSEYVVEEDYWLAASEKADSVGADIINSSLGYTTFDDPGQNHTYEDLDGNTTIVTKAGDLAASKGILVCNSAGNEGAASWHYVSMPADGDSVFTIGGVDTAGIHVAFSGYGPTFDGRLKPNVVALASGSAVLDPAGYVNYLGGTSFSSPLIAGACASLWQAFPAKNNMEIIDAVQRSAHLYLTPNDSMGYGIPNFGLAYDILLSETDTTVVDTTGDTTIIDTTTVDIFNILPNPASAFFNVLIQSNINQPALMQFFNIDGALMYEEKIYLNAAMNNSFTIDTRKNFAPGVYLFSLTGNNFKQSRIVFVE, encoded by the coding sequence ATGAAGCAAAAATTACTCCTTTTTATTATTAGTATTTTTTCATTTCAATTATTTTATGCGCAGATAAATGTTGCTGAAGGGAAAGCAGTTTTATTACCGGAACAAACTGTAATTACATCAAAATACTGGATTTATTTTACCGATAAAGGCAATACTTCAACATTTAAAAATGCACCCGAACAATATTTATCACAACGCGCTATCGAAAGAAGAACACGTTATGATATTGCTATTTCATTTACCGATTTTCCTGTAAATGAAAATTATATTCAGACCTTGCAGACGCAAAATATTCAACCAATTGTTGTATCAAGATGGTTAAATGCAATTAGCGCAAATTTAACGCAGGAGCAGGTTGCGGTGGTTAGTCAATTGGATTTTGTGCAAAGCATAACACCGGTTAAAAAAATGATTAGGGAAGATGAAAATAATCTGCCATATAATAATAATGTATTTTACAGAACGGCATCAACTACTGATGTAACCGGAATTTTCGGCTATGCAACTAAACAAATTGAGCAAATAAATCTGGATACCGTTCTCGATTTAGGATTTACAGGTGGCGATATGGTAATTGCAGTAATTGATGCCGGTTTTTTTGGTGTTGATACAGCAACGTTATTTCAAAGTTTTTGGGATAAAGGTCAAATTCTTGGTGTGCGTAATTTCCCTGACCACAATAATGAAGTGTTTAATATTTATTCCGGCGTACATGGCAGTTGGGTAATGAGTGTAATTGGCGGAGATGTTGCTGATACATTTTCAGGTTCAGCACCTGATGCAAATTTTTATTTATTCCGGACTGAAATTGCCGATAGTGAATATGTTGTAGAAGAAGATTATTGGTTAGCTGCATCAGAAAAAGCAGATAGTGTGGGTGCAGATATCATTAACTCCTCATTAGGATATACAACTTTCGATGATCCGGGTCAAAATCATACTTATGAAGATTTAGATGGTAATACTACAATTGTTACCAAAGCGGGTGATTTGGCTGCATCAAAAGGTATTTTAGTTTGTAATAGTGCAGGTAATGAAGGTGCTGCATCATGGCATTATGTTTCGATGCCTGCAGATGGTGATAGTGTATTTACAATTGGTGGTGTTGACACGGCGGGAATACACGTTGCGTTCAGTGGATACGGACCAACATTTGATGGACGTTTAAAACCAAATGTGGTGGCGTTGGCGTCAGGTTCTGCTGTATTGGATCCGGCAGGATATGTAAATTATTTAGGAGGCACTAGTTTTTCTTCGCCATTAATTGCCGGCGCATGTGCGAGTTTATGGCAAGCGTTTCCTGCTAAAAACAATATGGAAATTATAGATGCCGTTCAGCGTAGTGCACATTTATATCTAACGCCTAATGATTCAATGGGTTACGGCATTCCGAATTTTGGTTTGGCTTATGATATTTTATTGTCAGAAACTGATACTACAGTAGTTGATACAACCGGTGATACAACAATTATTGATACCACAACAGTAGATATTTTTAATATTTTACCAAATCCTGCAAGTGCATTTTTTAATGTGTTGATTCAAAGTAATATAAATCAGCCGGCTTTAATGCAATTTTTTAATATTGATGGCGCCTTGATGTATGAAGAAAAAATTTATCTGAACGCTGCAATGAATAATTCATTTACCATCGATACCCGCAAAAACTTTGCGCCCGGTGTGTATCTGTTTTCGCTCACGGGGAATAATTTTAAACAAAGTAGAATTGTTTTTGTTGAATAG
- the mnmA gene encoding tRNA 2-thiouridine(34) synthase MnmA codes for MSKHGKILVAMSGGIDSTVTAILLHEQGYEVVGITMKTWDYASSGGSKKETGCCSLDSINDARTIAVEKQFHHFIIDIREEFGDYVIDNFVDEYLSGRTPNPCVLCNTHIKWEALLKRADQMDCEFIATGHYAQMNQHADNGRFYISKGLDEHKDQSYVLWGLSQACMARTKFPVGNIRKTEIREMARQMGYFELANKAESYEICFVPDNDYRGFLKRKVAGLEEKVDGGLFVDEEGNILGKHKGYPFYTIGQRKGLGIALGEPYFVTSIKPDENVVVLGKEDALLRNGMFVHHLNMQKYAAVEPGHRSVTKIRYKNAGTESMLSLEGNDLLRVEFDENVSAITPGQSAVFYEGNDVIGGGHILSSFMK; via the coding sequence ATGAGCAAGCACGGAAAAATACTGGTGGCAATGAGTGGTGGTATAGACAGCACCGTTACGGCAATTTTGTTACATGAACAAGGTTACGAAGTGGTGGGTATTACCATGAAAACATGGGATTATGCATCCAGTGGAGGCTCCAAAAAGGAGACAGGTTGTTGCAGTCTCGACTCCATAAACGACGCCAGAACCATTGCCGTTGAAAAACAATTTCACCATTTTATTATTGACATTCGCGAAGAATTTGGTGATTATGTAATTGACAATTTTGTTGATGAATATTTATCCGGCCGCACGCCAAACCCTTGTGTGTTGTGCAATACGCATATTAAATGGGAAGCTTTATTAAAACGTGCCGACCAAATGGACTGTGAGTTTATAGCAACCGGTCATTATGCGCAAATGAATCAACATGCCGATAATGGTCGTTTTTATATTTCTAAAGGTTTAGATGAGCATAAGGACCAAAGTTATGTGCTTTGGGGGCTCAGTCAGGCATGTATGGCAAGAACAAAATTTCCGGTGGGGAATATCCGCAAAACAGAAATTCGTGAAATGGCGCGCCAAATGGGCTATTTTGAATTGGCCAATAAAGCGGAGAGTTATGAAATTTGTTTTGTGCCTGATAACGATTACCGTGGATTTTTGAAACGTAAAGTAGCAGGCCTGGAAGAAAAAGTAGACGGTGGTTTGTTTGTGGATGAGGAAGGCAATATTTTAGGAAAACATAAAGGATATCCTTTTTATACCATCGGCCAACGCAAAGGTTTAGGCATTGCATTAGGTGAACCATACTTTGTTACATCTATAAAACCTGATGAAAATGTGGTTGTTTTGGGTAAAGAAGATGCTTTGTTGCGCAATGGCATGTTTGTGCACCATCTTAACATGCAAAAGTATGCCGCTGTTGAGCCGGGTCATCGTTCTGTAACAAAAATCAGATATAAAAACGCAGGTACGGAAAGTATGTTATCTTTGGAAGGGAATGACCTTTTGCGGGTAGAGTTCGACGAAAATGTCAGTGCCATTACACCGGGCCAAAGTGCAGTGTTTTATGAAGGCAATGATGTAATTGGCGGAGGACATATTTTAAGTTCGTTTATGAAATAA